Below is a window of Penaeus vannamei isolate JL-2024 chromosome 34, ASM4276789v1, whole genome shotgun sequence DNA.
atatgtatgtatatatatatatatatatatgtatatatatatatatatgtatatatatatatatgtatatatatataaatatatatatatatatatgtatatatatacatagatatgtatatatatatgtatatatacatatttatatatatacatatatatatacatatatatatacatatatatacatatatatacatgtatatgtgtgtgtgtgtgtgtgtgtgtgtgtgtgcgcgtgtgtgtttatatacatatatatatgtgtgtgtgtgcttgtgtgtgcttgtgtgtgtgtgtgtgtgtgtgtgtgtgtgtgtgtgtgtgtgtgtatatacatatacatatatatatatacttatatacatatatatacatatatatatatatatatatatatatatatatatatatatatatatgtgtgtgtgtgtgtgtgtgtgtgtgtgtgtgggggtgtgtgtgtggtgtgtgtgtgtgtgtgtggatgtatatatgtgtgtgtgtgttgtgtgtgtgtgtgttgtgtgtgtgtgtgtgtgtgcgtgtgtgtgtgtgtgtgtgtgtgtgtgtgtgtgttgtgtgtgtgtgtttgtgtgtgtgtctatagatgtgtgtatacttttacatgtatatgtatacttacatatatacatacatacaagcatacacactacacatattcacacacatgattgtatgtgtgtggtatgtaaaCAAGAGAAGAACGTCAAATTCCCTTTGCATTGTTGAGTCTTATCCTTTAGTGTTTACTCCTGGCTCTCCACAGCAATCGCGAACCGACTGGCGGAGCATCGCAGAACTGTGGCTTCCTAAAGGGCAACGATGGCTTCCTGATCCACGACGCACCCTGTGATTGGAAGCGCAACCCTCTCTGCCAGAAGAAGCACGATCAAGGACATGTATCGGATTAAGTCTCTCTCTTCATCGGAAGGAGTTTATGTTAAGCGAAAGGAAGCAAATGACATAGCGACCTTCATAATGTGTAGAATACCTGCGTTTTGCACACACAGAACACATATATAGGAATAGATATCTATGCGTATACCCATTTCCATGTGTTAAAATGCAGTCACAGGGTTCATTCTGTAGTACCTTTTCGTGTATATTTTTTCGGATGTGCTTATTGCCAATGTTATAGAATTTTTAGAGAACTCTTCCATTATTCCCCGCTTATGAATAAAATCCCAGCTGCAAAAATGTAAATGGTTTTAGTTCCATATTCCAGTTGTTAAGTATGTTTGTGATgataacacacgcgcgcacacacacacatacttgtggttattattattattattactattatatatatatatatatatatatatatatatatatatatatatatatatatatatatatatatatataacctctccgatcgggattcgatccctcgccgctgttgcaagagattgcaagacggtcactctaaccactcatACAtgaccagtgcattattccatctttaatttaaatacacacacacacacacacacacacacacacacacacacacacacacacacacatatatatatatatatatatatatatatatatatatatatatatatatataaagagagagagagagagagagagggatccatTTACTGGATGACTGATTTCCCATATTAGCTTTGATAATATATGTTGGATGTAGTGTGAAGTCTATCTATGCTGTAAAATTGTGCGAGTGCGAGGTACTTTTAATGGAAATAATTTTatggacataaacacacacactcatatatatgcatatgggtgcgtgtgtgcatgtgtgtgagtctatctatctctatatacatacatacatatatataatatatatatatatatatatatatatatatatatatatatatatatatatatatatatatatatatatatatatatatgtgtgtgtgtgtgtgtgtgtgtgtgtgtgtgtgtgtgtgtgcgtgtgtgtgtgcgtgtgcgtgtgtatacatatatatatatatatatatatatatatgtcatatatatgtaaaatatacatatatatgtatatatatccatatatgtatacctatgtatatatatatatatatgtatatatatatataatatatatatatatgtgtgtgtgtgtgtgtgtgtgtgtgtgtgtgtgtgtgtgtgtgtgtgtgtatgaatatatatatgtatacatatgtatatatatgtatatatctatatctatacatatatatatatatatatgtatgtatgtatgtatgtatatatatatgtaatatatatatatatgtaatatatatatatatatatatatatatatatatatatatatatatatatatatatatgtatgtatgtatgtatgtatatatatgtaatatatatatgcaatatatatatatatatatatatatatatatatatatatatatatatatatatatatatatatgtaatatatatatacattacatatgtatacaaacataagaatattacatatgtatagatcTACTTACTTAAGAATGCAATTTTATTGCAGATTTTACTTATATTTCGAGGCAATTTGTTGTATgtttataatttaaaaaatattccaACGGCCTAAATAGTAATTTcaaaatatagatgcatatatgtttgaatttCTAAGACATGGTATTTTTTGCATATCTTgtgagacaaaaaataataatcttgttTCTTGTAAGATTCAGCGTTTCGAGGAGTGGTCACACGCTGGCCGCTTTTCCGTGACAGTATTTTCGCCTTTTACGAAAcatagaatgaaaagaaaacggagtttATTTAATGAATCATATACTAtgataaacggatgaatattaaatTATAGCAATAGTGCGTAGGGTCAAATTCTGATGATTACAGGATACCTTGCGTTAATTTCTAGTTCATTgcgctgcataaaacaatatacaataaatacactaTAGCCAGTgatgtaaaatataaaatatacccACAGCTcttcatagaaaatgtattagatgaaTAACttgagaaaatgcgacattgaccCTGTAACCTTGATTTAAGTATCCAATTCTTCAGTGCGTTACAGGGCTGAAGGTCGAAAGTCACTGAGATTAAACGTCATCTAAGTTTGGCTATCCTGATTGTGCTAAAATGCCCAATTGACAAGTTCCAATTTCTcttttcaaaaggaaaaaaagtacatATTTCAAGGAATAATGTTGATACTGGGCAAACGTTGAAAGGTTTCCAAACTTTTTAAcatgattttaatgttttttttttatcagttattagATAAAATAGTTGCAAAATATCACAAGCCAATCGCAGGCTTGGTTACAAACAAGAACATTCCATTTAGAGAATGCTATGCTTGTACTACCAGAAAAAAAATCGTTCCGCACACCATAGGAGTGTTGGAACTGTGGTAAACTGCACAGGATTCACCAGACAGTCTTGCATCAAACAGTTTAGATGTCCTTTTTTTTAGTGTACGTTAATTAACAAAGAGGACTGACTTTCCTTACTTCAGCTTGCTTTATTTGACAGAAAGGATTACATATCACTTGTTCAAACGTAAGTCATTTGGCAGAGAGGCTTGCATTTCCAGGCACAGGGAGCATCGTGGATCAGGAAGCCATCAAGACCATGTAGGATGGCACAGTTCTCTCCTGGTGTCCCGACTGGCTCCCGGATGCTGTTCAAGACAAAtgaaaatttaatttaatttatatgtgtgtgtgcgcgcgtattagtgtgtgtgtgtgtgtgcgcgcgtataagtgtgtgtgtgtatgtaaataaacacacacacacacacacacacacacatacacatatacacacacacacacacacacatacacacacacacacacacacacatatacacatagacacacgcacacacacacaaacactcatacatagacacatatgtgtgtgtgtgtgtctgtgggtgtatatatgcatatatacatacatacatacatatatatatatatatatataaagatagttatagatatagatatgtaaatacatgcttatatatatatatatatatatatatatatatatatatatatatatataaagatagctatagatatagatatgtaaatacatgcacacatacatacacacacacaaacacacacacacacacacacacacacacacacacacacacacacacacacacagacacacacacacacacacacacacacacacacacacatatatatatatatatatatatatatatatatatatatatatatatatgtatatatatatcaacatattatattctatattctaattttatgcatataatcatgtgaataaataaacaattgaatgaatacacaatatatatatatatatatatatatatatatatatatatatatatatatatatatatatatgtgcgtgcgtgtgtgtgtgtgtgtgtgtgtgtgtgtgtgtgtgtgtgtgtgtgtgtgtgtgtgtgtgtgtgtgtgtgtgtgtgtgtgtgtgtgtataaatatatattgtgtattcattcaattgtttatttatgtatgtatgtatatatgtatatacataaccacatagatatatacgtatgtatgtatgtatatatacacacacacatatatacacacaggttgtgtgtctatgtgtgtgatacTTAATCATTACTTCCTTCTATAACAGATCCATTAtagttcaatattttttttacttactaaTTAAAATCCCCCCAAAAGGGCGTTCCTCTCGGCATGGCTTCCCCGGacacccacctccactccccctccgccGAGAGGTCGCTCCCGCCCGCCCACACGTTGGCAGTGGGCGGGAGACCTGGGGGGCAGAGAGGTGGAGGGTCATCAGCCTCGTAGCAGTCTTATCaacattcccgttttctattttgaaATTGCTTATTTATTTGAAGTATGCTAAGACTAGTTAGCACTTCAGTTATTAGTtgtattacatgttttttttttcttatacttctcATATGGTATGGTCAATACGTAATTATGAATTGTCACAACCACAATTAATTTACGTGTCGTACGTAGACTTGCATAATTCTGCGATATTCACAAGTATAAACACTAAAGAATGAGAGGTGTAACTGCTGAATGGATGAGTAAAAGATGGTTATGTTTCTTCGCATGTACACATTTCACAGTgcttataaaataatgataatgataataaaaggatgcTTGGTATTCATTGTAATAGTTGTCATAGGCCTAATATGCCGTAAGGTTTAGAAGTGTTTTATGATCTAAACTGAAATGCTATTTTTTCACCAACTGATAAGTGCTATGAACTACATCTAAGCGTAAATTGATGTGACGAAAGTAATAAACGTGCAGTGCAAAAATATGAGAATTCGGACTGGGAAATAACTGTTGGCGAAGTGACTGTGCTAATGAAGTGTTGTGCTACAATCTGGTGTTAGTTTCAACCTATGATGTGGAGGGTGAGTGAATGGGATGAATGCATAGGGCATCATTCACTTTACTACGTACTATGTGCTAAGTGAATATTAAGTAAGTTGTTATGCCCTGCAATCATGTTTATACTTATTTCTATTAGTGGCTCGCAGTTCTCAAAAGACGAGAATAAaaccagaataataataaatcattaagTACTACATTCACACTTATCATATGGAAGAAGTGATAAATATAGACCAAGATAATATTTCATGATATAAACGTAATTGCTCATGAAATAGATATAATATCTCGAGTAAAAGAGTAAATGAATTCCGTAATAATGGcttacacataaaaaacaactaGCTCCTCAAGTTAAGCAGTGATAGAGTATATAATTTCCATGATAAACAAATGCTCAGAATAAAATTAATTTCTCGAGTAAAGTGTGACAGAAATATGACCTCACAATATCCTCACTGTCATAAGAATCCTCACAATCACCATAGTAATGTTAACAaatggtgtgtgagagagaaagagagagagatggggggggagggggagagggagagggagagagagagagagagaggggggcgagagagggtaataatagtaatcatatttcttattactaCACTCTGGAGATTTTTCCTAAGGAAGTGAAGGACTGGTGTGATGGAGCAGGTCAAGGAAACACTTGCCTGAACCCTTCGTATATGCAAGGGCATCTGCGAGGGCATTGGCGTCCAGAAACACAGCTAAATCTCCTCCCAAGTCTTGACAGAAGAGCCGAGCAGCTTCCCAAGTCAAGTCGGTGTCCTTAGCAAGATGCAGACAGGTTTCGCCGAATTTTCTGAAGTTGCTTGGACAGGATGCTTTTATGTAGAGAACAAGATATGTAGtttgccattaaaaaaaaaaagaggtttacAACATTCCTCGATAAGTATTTTCAAGCCAAAACACATACTATCTTTTGGGGCAATGCTCTTCTTTTACCTGCCGACGTGCGGTTCCTCGCCAATAAACTTCTGATTTCTGTTAGGATTTCTTTGAGGATTCCTGCGGACACTTCCCCGGCCTCCTTCAGTTCTCTAAGCTGGAGTTCTTGGCGCAACAGGAGAAGATCTGTGAGACTCTGTGGCAGAAAGTATCATTTATCTTCACCCATGCAAACGCGCGGGTAATTTCGTAATCACAGACACACGGAAAACTTGTACCGCATACATCCTTGTTCACTTTACTTACCTGGGTACAattagggtgaaggggaggaaagtgCTGATCGTAAAGGCTGCCCACGCCGCCCTCTTCCACCGCCCACGCCGCCCCTGCCACCGCCCACACAAACGCTGCCACCACACGCATCTGTAAACATAAAGAAGGTTGACAATCGGTATCATTTGACGTTAGTATAATCACACAGAGGTTGCCGATACTTGCTGTTGTTGCCCTTTTTCTCGTCTCGTGAATTTTCAATCACCTTACCTCAGATATACGAGTTCTTTTCCAACTCATTAGCCAGTGTGTTTGCTTCGAACGAGGATTAATAAGACCAGCATACCTTTTGGGAAAGCGAAGAGCTGGACTTCCTCAAACACCCGAGAGAGAGGACCCTTGGACACTGAAATCGCCGCGAAGCTTTCAATGTTTATAAAGGTGGTTTATGTCTTTTTATAAACTGTTCGGTGCTCTCCTTAACTTCCAAGAAGTCATTTGGCGCGTGTCATAAAGATTTTGTGATAGACTCCAACTACGATCTAGCGGTGAACAACAAAGC
It encodes the following:
- the LOC113816214 gene encoding type-2 ice-structuring protein, which codes for MRVVAAFVWAVAGAAWAVEEGGVGSLYDQHFPPLHPNCTQSLTDLLLLRQELQLRELKEAGEVSAGILKEILTEIRSLLARNRTSAASCPSNFRKFGETCLHLAKDTDLTWEAARLFCQDLGGDLAVFLDANALADALAYTKGSGLPPTANVWAGGSDLSAEGEWRWVSGEAMPRGTPFWGDFNYIREPVGTPGENCAILHGLDGFLIHDAPCAWKCKPLCQMTYV